In Nonomuraea sp. NBC_00507, the following are encoded in one genomic region:
- a CDS encoding DUF6113 family protein — protein sequence MEHRSQAESALGGAAYGMLFVLGVVMGVVGGFTHPVWQIGPIPVAAVVWMLALFGVCLGAGKLMRARLGVVTTGGGWLLVTMPFALELGSGDLVIAHGVAGYLYLYGGLVALVVAYLLSPSSGGESWLLRGYSPKNPM from the coding sequence ATGGAGCATCGCAGCCAGGCCGAGTCGGCGCTGGGTGGGGCGGCCTACGGCATGCTGTTCGTGCTGGGGGTCGTCATGGGGGTCGTGGGCGGGTTCACGCATCCGGTGTGGCAGATCGGCCCGATTCCGGTCGCGGCCGTCGTCTGGATGCTGGCGTTGTTCGGGGTGTGCCTGGGGGCGGGCAAGCTGATGCGCGCGCGGCTCGGGGTCGTGACGACGGGAGGCGGGTGGCTACTGGTGACGATGCCGTTCGCGCTGGAGCTGGGATCCGGTGACCTCGTGATCGCGCACGGCGTTGCCGGCTACCTCTACCTGTACGGGGGGCTCGTGGCTCTCGTCGTGGCCTACTTGCTGTCGCCCTCGTCCGGCGGGGAATCGTGGCTTCTGCGGGGGTATTCTCCAAAGAATCCTATGTAG
- a CDS encoding flavin reductase family protein — MHSIERPVDPEAYRRVVGRFATGVAIVTTRLGGIDHAMTVNSFTSVSLEPLLVLFCAEKVARFHDVVLETRVWGVSVLPASMEDASRFFAHRGRPLNGQLTKWAHHRGHSGVALFDEAIATLECTTTDVHEGGDHSIVVGEVTAMGMPSEEAPLMYHEGRYKRL, encoded by the coding sequence GTGCATTCGATAGAGCGGCCTGTGGACCCTGAGGCATATCGCAGGGTCGTCGGCCGCTTCGCCACCGGAGTCGCGATCGTCACGACCAGGCTCGGCGGCATCGATCACGCGATGACGGTGAATTCCTTCACCTCTGTTTCGCTCGAACCGCTGCTCGTGTTGTTCTGCGCCGAGAAGGTGGCCCGCTTCCACGACGTGGTGCTGGAGACGAGGGTGTGGGGGGTGTCCGTGCTGCCAGCCTCGATGGAGGACGCCTCACGGTTCTTCGCGCATCGGGGGCGGCCGTTGAACGGGCAGCTCACCAAGTGGGCGCACCATCGGGGGCATTCGGGGGTGGCGTTGTTCGACGAGGCGATCGCCACGCTGGAGTGCACGACGACGGATGTCCATGAGGGCGGAGACCATTCGATCGTGGTGGGCGAGGTGACCGCGATGGGCATGCCGTCCGAGGAGGCACCGCTCATGTACCACGAGGGGCGCTACAAGCGCCTCTAG
- a CDS encoding penicillin acylase family protein, protein MPRPLRWFARVLTVLLALALVLAGIVVYTVRKSFPQVDGSLRLPGLSDDVEIYRDKWGVPHIYAGSAADLFMAQGFVHAQDRFYEMDFRRHMTAGRLSELFGASTLGTDKALRTMGWRRVAEQELPELAKPTQDYLNAYAKGVNAWLSANPNASDRSLEYSVLKLQNSAYQPEPWTAVDSLSWLKAMAWDLRSNMEDEIDRALIAATLPRERVEQLYPGYPYDRHSPIVTEGTIDEDRFNQRAEPRLRAGVGALTQAAKTMNAVPSTMGTEDREGVGSNSWVISGAHTASGKPLLANDPHLSPQMPSVWYQAGLHCRKVSEECPFDVTGFTFSGVPGVIIGHTDKIAWGFTNLGPDVADLFLEKVDGDTYLHKGEQLKLETRQEQIKVAGGSPVTITVKSTVHGPLINEVIGDAKPTDEANAVALQWTALTPGKSADAIFALDKAADWQEFKAAAALFDVPAQNLVYADTTGKIGYQAPGRIPVRQKGDGTWPVPGWTGEYDWRAAPIPYDQLPSVEDPADGFIVTANNAVIDPRRYRPLLTADWAHGYRSERIRDLVKDAIEKGKVDAAAMSRIQQDTHNGFADTLVPALMEVNLGGPSVRARELLKSWDGTQSADSAPAAFFNAVWRQLLVLTFNDELPEGARPAGGDRWYEVIRRLLQLPDDPFWDDVTTKNHTERRDDILRQAMASAFHELSERLGADAGAWRWGDLHQLELVNGSLGTSGIAPVEWLFNRGPFAVAGSKDALNATGWNVQRDYTVSAVPSMRMIVDLSDLDASQWINLTGASGHAFHDNYWDQAEVWARGDLLPMRSTPESVKKAAAHTLRLTP, encoded by the coding sequence ATGCCGCGGCCGTTGCGGTGGTTCGCTCGGGTGTTGACCGTTCTTCTCGCCCTGGCCCTCGTGCTGGCAGGGATCGTCGTCTACACCGTGCGGAAGTCGTTCCCGCAGGTGGATGGATCGTTGCGACTACCCGGGTTATCCGACGATGTAGAGATTTATCGCGACAAATGGGGAGTCCCCCACATCTATGCCGGCAGCGCCGCCGACCTCTTCATGGCCCAAGGGTTCGTCCACGCCCAGGACCGCTTCTACGAGATGGACTTCCGCCGCCACATGACCGCGGGCCGCCTCTCGGAGCTCTTCGGCGCCTCCACCCTCGGCACGGACAAGGCGCTCAGGACCATGGGCTGGCGCAGGGTCGCCGAACAGGAGCTGCCCGAGCTGGCCAAGCCGACCCAGGACTACCTCAACGCGTACGCCAAGGGTGTGAACGCCTGGCTCAGCGCCAACCCCAACGCCTCCGATCGCAGCCTCGAATACTCCGTGCTGAAGCTCCAGAACAGCGCCTACCAGCCGGAGCCGTGGACCGCGGTCGACTCCCTCTCCTGGCTGAAGGCCATGGCCTGGGACCTGCGCTCCAACATGGAGGACGAGATCGACCGGGCGCTGATCGCCGCCACGCTGCCCAGGGAGCGGGTCGAGCAGCTCTACCCCGGCTACCCGTACGACCGCCACTCCCCGATCGTCACCGAGGGCACCATCGATGAGGACCGCTTCAACCAGCGGGCCGAGCCGCGGCTGCGCGCCGGCGTCGGCGCGCTGACCCAGGCGGCCAAGACGATGAACGCCGTGCCGAGCACGATGGGCACCGAGGACCGCGAGGGTGTCGGGTCGAACTCGTGGGTGATCTCCGGCGCGCACACTGCGAGTGGCAAGCCGCTGCTGGCCAACGACCCGCACCTGTCCCCGCAGATGCCGTCCGTCTGGTACCAGGCGGGGCTGCACTGCAGGAAGGTCTCCGAGGAGTGCCCGTTCGACGTCACGGGGTTCACCTTCTCCGGCGTTCCCGGCGTGATCATCGGGCACACGGACAAGATCGCGTGGGGTTTCACGAACCTGGGTCCCGACGTGGCCGACCTGTTCCTGGAGAAGGTGGACGGCGACACGTACCTGCACAAGGGCGAGCAGCTGAAGCTGGAAACCAGGCAGGAGCAGATCAAGGTGGCGGGCGGCTCCCCTGTCACGATCACCGTGAAGAGCACCGTGCACGGCCCGCTGATCAACGAGGTGATCGGCGACGCCAAGCCCACCGACGAGGCCAACGCGGTCGCGCTGCAGTGGACGGCGCTGACCCCTGGCAAAAGCGCCGACGCGATCTTCGCGTTGGACAAGGCCGCCGACTGGCAGGAGTTCAAGGCCGCGGCGGCGCTGTTCGACGTGCCCGCACAGAACCTGGTGTACGCCGACACCACGGGCAAGATCGGCTACCAGGCGCCCGGGCGTATCCCTGTACGCCAGAAAGGCGACGGCACCTGGCCCGTCCCCGGGTGGACGGGCGAGTACGACTGGAGGGCGGCGCCCATCCCGTACGACCAACTGCCGTCAGTGGAGGACCCGGCGGACGGCTTCATCGTGACGGCGAACAACGCGGTCATCGACCCCAGGCGCTACCGGCCGCTGCTGACCGCGGACTGGGCGCACGGCTACCGCTCCGAACGCATCCGCGACCTCGTCAAGGACGCCATCGAGAAGGGCAAGGTCGACGCGGCGGCCATGTCCCGGATCCAGCAGGACACCCACAATGGCTTCGCGGACACGCTGGTGCCGGCGCTGATGGAGGTGAACCTGGGAGGCCCGAGCGTCCGGGCCAGGGAGCTGCTGAAGTCGTGGGACGGCACGCAGAGCGCCGATTCCGCACCCGCCGCGTTCTTCAACGCGGTCTGGCGGCAGCTGCTCGTGCTGACGTTCAACGACGAGCTGCCGGAGGGGGCCAGGCCGGCCGGAGGCGACCGCTGGTACGAGGTGATCAGGCGCCTGCTCCAACTCCCGGACGACCCCTTCTGGGATGACGTGACCACGAAGAACCATACGGAGAGGCGTGACGACATCCTGCGGCAGGCGATGGCGTCGGCCTTCCACGAGCTGTCGGAACGGCTCGGGGCGGACGCAGGCGCGTGGCGGTGGGGCGACCTGCACCAGCTGGAGCTGGTCAACGGCTCGCTGGGAACCTCGGGGATCGCGCCGGTCGAGTGGCTGTTCAACCGCGGCCCGTTCGCCGTGGCGGGGAGCAAGGACGCGCTGAACGCCACGGGTTGGAACGTTCAGAGGGACTACACGGTCAGCGCCGTGCCGTCGATGCGCATGATCGTCGACCTGTCCGACCTGGACGCCTCCCAATGGATCAACCTGACGGGCGCGTCCGGGCACGCTTTCCACGACAACTACTGGGACCAGGCGGAGGTGTGGGCCCGGGGCGACCTGCTGCCGATGCGCTCCACACCGGAGTCGGTCAAGAAGGCCGCCGCGCACACCCTCAGGCTGACGCCCTGA
- the cysS gene encoding cysteine--tRNA ligase, which translates to MLRIYDTRTRQVEELAFGRAARIYTCGPTVYRYAHVGNLRTYLLSDLIRRVLERRRTRVLACQNITDVGHLTDSGVDKVVQQAQAEGRSVRELARFYEDAFRSDTAALNLRPPEHTPRASETIELMIELIAKLIEKEHAYVVPDGSVFFDVRTFPTYGEISGNRLDALKPAHRMDTVDPRKRFHADWALWKPAEGELTWEAPWGQGFPGWHVECSAMSLRYLGAPFDLHTGGIDLRFPHHEDERAQSNAAAGQEVVRHWVHGEHLLFDGRKMAKSTGNVVLLSDVVAAGLDPLAVRMAFMEHRYRQQMNLTWDTLRAADRTVRRWRTRVAEWAESPSAPMASTYVERVEAAFADDLDTPEALRVLRELERDESVAAGAKFESFLHLDQVLALDLSADIGKVRVLPPGAGELLEARARAREAMDWKEADRLRDELSALGVRVSDTPDGQTWT; encoded by the coding sequence ATGTTGCGGATCTACGACACGCGGACCAGGCAGGTCGAGGAGCTCGCCTTCGGGCGGGCGGCGCGGATCTACACCTGCGGGCCGACGGTCTACCGCTACGCGCACGTGGGCAACCTGCGCACCTACCTGCTGTCCGACCTGATCAGGCGGGTGCTCGAGCGGCGGCGGACGCGCGTGCTGGCCTGCCAGAACATCACCGACGTCGGCCACCTGACCGACTCCGGGGTCGACAAGGTCGTGCAGCAGGCGCAGGCCGAAGGGCGCTCCGTGCGGGAGCTGGCGCGCTTCTACGAGGACGCCTTCAGGTCCGACACCGCCGCGCTCAACCTCCGTCCGCCGGAGCACACGCCGCGCGCGAGCGAGACGATCGAGCTGATGATCGAGCTGATCGCCAAGCTGATCGAGAAGGAGCACGCGTATGTGGTGCCGGACGGATCGGTGTTCTTTGACGTACGGACATTTCCCACCTACGGCGAAATTTCTGGAAATCGCCTGGATGCACTGAAGCCGGCTCACCGCATGGACACCGTCGACCCGCGCAAGCGCTTCCACGCCGACTGGGCCCTGTGGAAACCCGCCGAAGGCGAGCTGACCTGGGAGGCTCCGTGGGGCCAGGGGTTCCCGGGGTGGCACGTCGAGTGCTCGGCCATGTCGCTGCGCTACCTCGGGGCGCCCTTCGACCTCCACACCGGCGGGATCGATCTGCGCTTCCCCCACCACGAGGACGAGCGGGCCCAGTCCAATGCGGCGGCGGGGCAGGAGGTCGTGCGGCACTGGGTGCACGGGGAGCACCTGCTGTTCGACGGGCGCAAGATGGCGAAGTCGACGGGCAACGTGGTGCTGCTGTCCGACGTGGTGGCGGCCGGGCTCGATCCGCTCGCCGTGCGGATGGCGTTCATGGAGCACCGCTACCGGCAGCAGATGAATCTGACGTGGGACACGCTGCGGGCGGCCGATCGCACGGTGCGGCGGTGGCGGACGCGCGTGGCCGAGTGGGCCGAGTCGCCCAGCGCGCCCATGGCGTCCACGTACGTGGAGCGGGTGGAGGCCGCCTTCGCCGACGACCTGGACACGCCCGAGGCCTTGCGGGTGCTGCGGGAGCTGGAGCGGGACGAGTCGGTGGCCGCGGGGGCCAAGTTCGAATCATTCCTGCACCTGGACCAGGTGCTCGCGCTGGATCTGTCCGCGGACATCGGCAAGGTGCGCGTGCTGCCCCCGGGGGCGGGGGAACTCCTGGAGGCGAGGGCCCGGGCGCGCGAGGCGATGGACTGGAAGGAGGCTGATCGCCTACGGGACGAGCTGTCCGCTCTGGGGGTCCGCGTCTCCGACACCCCCGACGGCCAAACCTGGACCTGA
- a CDS encoding sigma factor-like helix-turn-helix DNA-binding protein, whose translation MNLSLSDLAPPVRWTSPGQIAPIVEEPQLPEAWWQAIPLDRACAIVGTQTVASHLADLAVACWAHLMLGDILPLVRFSDPAEAERTPESLGKDVVQKLFTGVFERLLEPVPDAVPAPSRPDRPLPEVIDALFAALDERQRAIARDRLYAAQRATLDELAQRFSVTRERIRQIERDLRDHVETWLSGPDAVALVAHVAWLRTRLGSAVPADDLQAAVPWHGTELRTLGMPAWRFVRTLLTGFEQSDGWLVAGGADELREKTRQLFADGPHPLGEALSMVSQLGVREDVAERWILAVPQLRVLGQHVVPWPRSINEKAEAVLAVAGAPLSPEEIQERIGEDYSLVGIRNQLTADERFMRVDRNKYGLTRWGGEEYLGIREMIAREIERAGGEASVSTIVTNLTTRYDVSESSVRAYSGGPGFERTQRGWIRVAGTSPSGEAEPYQPRKDVSETRRSFRSRDGRWWHRVDINAEHLRGSGSPLPTGFAAYLGMAPGGQLTASAPSGDVVISWHNQPTMGSIRNVLAEYKASEGDHVFLTVSDGGELLTRYLPAAPVGMPPINRALYLFGYTAPVSSEIEGLRLIGARIGLPDTATREEILGRLRERGDRDILGFLGE comes from the coding sequence ATGAATCTCAGCCTGAGCGACCTCGCGCCACCCGTGCGCTGGACCTCCCCTGGTCAAATCGCGCCGATCGTGGAGGAGCCCCAGCTGCCCGAGGCCTGGTGGCAGGCGATCCCCCTCGACCGCGCGTGCGCCATCGTCGGCACCCAGACCGTGGCGAGCCACCTGGCCGACCTGGCCGTGGCCTGCTGGGCGCACCTGATGCTCGGCGACATCCTGCCGCTGGTGCGCTTCTCCGACCCCGCCGAGGCCGAGCGCACGCCGGAGTCGCTGGGCAAGGACGTCGTGCAGAAGCTGTTCACCGGCGTGTTCGAGCGGCTGCTCGAGCCCGTGCCCGACGCGGTGCCCGCGCCCTCCCGGCCGGACAGGCCGCTGCCCGAAGTGATCGACGCGCTGTTCGCGGCGCTGGACGAGCGGCAGCGGGCCATCGCCCGCGACCGGCTGTACGCGGCGCAGCGGGCCACGCTCGACGAGCTGGCGCAGCGCTTCTCGGTGACGCGGGAGCGGATCAGGCAGATCGAGCGCGACCTGCGCGACCACGTGGAGACCTGGCTCAGCGGCCCCGACGCGGTGGCGCTGGTGGCGCACGTGGCGTGGCTGCGTACCCGGCTCGGCTCCGCCGTCCCCGCCGACGACCTGCAGGCCGCCGTTCCGTGGCACGGGACCGAGCTGCGTACGCTCGGGATGCCCGCGTGGCGGTTCGTGCGCACGCTGCTCACCGGCTTTGAGCAGTCCGACGGCTGGCTCGTCGCGGGCGGGGCGGACGAGCTGCGCGAGAAGACGCGCCAGCTGTTCGCCGACGGGCCGCACCCGCTCGGCGAGGCCCTGTCCATGGTGTCCCAGCTCGGCGTGCGCGAGGACGTGGCCGAGCGGTGGATCCTGGCCGTGCCGCAGCTCCGCGTGCTCGGCCAGCACGTGGTGCCGTGGCCGCGCAGCATCAACGAGAAGGCGGAGGCGGTGCTGGCGGTGGCGGGCGCGCCGCTGTCGCCCGAGGAGATCCAAGAGCGCATCGGCGAGGACTACAGCCTGGTCGGCATCCGCAACCAGCTCACCGCCGACGAGCGGTTCATGCGGGTGGACAGGAACAAGTACGGGCTGACCCGGTGGGGCGGTGAGGAGTATCTGGGGATCAGGGAGATGATCGCCAGGGAGATCGAGCGGGCCGGCGGCGAGGCGTCGGTGAGCACGATCGTGACGAACCTGACCACCCGGTACGACGTCAGCGAGAGCTCGGTGCGGGCGTACTCGGGCGGTCCCGGGTTCGAGCGCACGCAGCGGGGCTGGATCCGCGTGGCGGGCACCTCGCCGAGCGGGGAGGCGGAGCCGTACCAGCCGCGCAAGGACGTGTCGGAGACCCGCCGCAGCTTCCGCTCCCGCGACGGGCGCTGGTGGCATCGGGTGGACATCAACGCCGAGCACCTGCGCGGGTCGGGGTCGCCGCTGCCCACGGGGTTCGCGGCCTACCTCGGCATGGCGCCCGGTGGGCAGCTGACCGCCTCGGCACCGTCCGGTGACGTGGTGATCAGCTGGCACAACCAGCCGACCATGGGCTCGATCAGGAACGTGCTGGCCGAGTACAAGGCGAGCGAGGGCGACCACGTCTTCCTCACCGTGTCGGACGGCGGCGAGCTGCTGACCCGCTACCTGCCCGCCGCGCCCGTCGGGATGCCGCCCATCAACCGCGCGCTCTACCTGTTCGGCTACACCGCTCCGGTCAGCTCGGAGATAGAGGGGCTGCGGCTGATCGGGGCCAGGATCGGGCTGCCCGACACGGCCACCCGCGAGGAGATCCTGGGCAGGCTGCGCGAGCGCGGCGACCGGGACATCCTTGGCTTCCTGGGCGAGTGA